From Pseudobdellovibrio exovorus JSS, a single genomic window includes:
- a CDS encoding GYF domain-containing protein, which translates to MKDASAWYVLIGEQKYGPYKYKKIIHLLQSKQLMDFNYVWAEHLKDWTPIYQLEEFSKQHLDYLLKKEPEYASTFISRQYKRVSVKIPVIGHNSTKFFAGEFVSISEGGGLCLLDSPNIEIGEHLKLHLELTTATQEKLTAEGIILRKNYSVQMLKNNSGLYYAVKFHEISSQLLEQIRVWSQAA; encoded by the coding sequence ATGAAAGACGCATCGGCATGGTATGTATTGATAGGGGAACAAAAATACGGCCCTTATAAATATAAAAAAATAATACATCTTCTTCAGTCAAAACAACTGATGGATTTCAATTATGTTTGGGCCGAGCATCTAAAAGATTGGACTCCCATTTATCAACTTGAAGAGTTCAGTAAGCAACACTTGGATTATCTTTTAAAAAAAGAGCCCGAGTATGCTTCGACCTTTATTTCTCGTCAGTATAAACGTGTAAGTGTAAAAATTCCTGTGATTGGCCACAATTCTACTAAGTTTTTCGCAGGTGAGTTTGTCTCTATTTCCGAAGGGGGCGGTCTTTGCTTGCTTGATTCCCCTAACATTGAGATCGGCGAACATCTCAAGCTCCATTTAGAGCTAACAACTGCCACACAGGAAAAATTAACGGCAGAAGGTATTATCCTACGCAAAAATTACTCCGTACAAATGCTCAAGAACAACAGTGGTCTTTACTACGCTGTTAAATTCCACGAAATTTCATCTCAACTTTTAGAACAAATTCGTGTGTGGAGTCAGGCCGCTTAG
- a CDS encoding LysR family transcriptional regulator, which translates to MTFVLKVIENITHCCYIGTINMDYNRVALFISVVEAGSLSEAARRLNVAKSNLSRSLSSLEQELGIQLIYRNTRNFRPTEAGLNFYNQCRGPFFDIKMAAESMKQNDKELKGNFVITAAVDLAHTILPSIVADFSKAYPSLQVEIRAEDRFVNLVKEGVDLALRMGTLSDSDLKATKISDISLILVSTAQYLNSHPRIRTLEQLKEHTYVSFNRRFDKNITLIKRGGSSYRIKMSSQLIANNPIIAKTLTLLGKGIALLPDFICYDELKTGQLVRVLPDFASEASPVHFVWPARGAESPKVRAFVDFSRDTLRKYFITSAID; encoded by the coding sequence ATGACCTTTGTTCTAAAAGTCATTGAAAATATAACTCATTGTTGCTATATTGGAACAATCAATATGGACTATAATCGTGTTGCTCTGTTTATAAGCGTCGTCGAAGCGGGAAGCCTCTCAGAGGCAGCTCGTCGTTTGAATGTGGCAAAATCGAACCTAAGTCGCTCGTTGTCATCCTTAGAACAAGAGCTTGGAATTCAATTGATATACCGCAACACACGCAACTTTCGTCCAACGGAAGCTGGACTTAATTTTTACAATCAATGTCGGGGGCCGTTTTTCGATATTAAAATGGCCGCCGAAAGTATGAAACAAAATGATAAAGAGCTAAAGGGTAACTTTGTTATTACAGCAGCCGTTGATTTAGCACATACGATTTTGCCGTCGATTGTTGCGGACTTTTCGAAAGCGTATCCGAGCTTACAAGTCGAAATCAGAGCCGAAGATCGCTTTGTCAATCTTGTTAAAGAGGGTGTGGATTTAGCATTAAGAATGGGAACCTTAAGCGATTCTGATTTAAAGGCGACTAAGATTAGTGATATTTCTTTGATTCTAGTTTCGACGGCTCAGTATTTGAATTCACATCCACGCATTCGTACGTTGGAACAGTTAAAGGAACATACGTATGTATCGTTCAATCGCCGATTCGATAAGAACATCACGTTGATCAAACGTGGAGGCAGTTCCTACCGCATCAAGATGAGCTCACAGTTGATTGCGAATAATCCTATTATCGCGAAGACTTTAACCTTATTAGGTAAAGGCATTGCTTTGCTACCGGATTTTATTTGTTATGACGAGTTGAAAACAGGGCAGTTGGTAAGAGTGCTTCCTGATTTTGCTTCTGAAGCCAGTCCGGTTCATTTTGTCTGGCCAGCGCGGGGGGCCGAGTCTCCGAAAGTGCGCGCCTTTGTCGATTTCAGTCGCGACACGCTAAGAAAATATTTTATCACCAGTGCGATTGACTAA
- the mazG gene encoding nucleoside triphosphate pyrophosphohydrolase — protein MPQPPKTLNTFESLLQVIADLRGPDGCPWDKQQSHQSLARYAIEEVHELVEALESATDPHICEELGDVLFQVILHAQLAKERQAFDISNVIESIASKIVRRHPHVFSDVKVQDAKEVISNWQEIKKAEKKNKPKKESSFDIPPSLPALQRAYSIGDKTQKYQFDWSNARQVLQQLRAEIVELEEALEDATAEQQKNIEHELGDVLFSAAQVARHLQVDPESALREANRRFIQRFENMVHQKNGLEAFIATSPEEKEQLWKKAKQTVSK, from the coding sequence ATGCCTCAACCACCAAAAACACTCAATACATTTGAATCTCTGCTTCAAGTTATCGCAGACCTACGCGGCCCAGACGGCTGTCCATGGGATAAACAGCAAAGCCACCAATCACTAGCCCGCTATGCCATCGAGGAAGTTCACGAGTTAGTTGAAGCCCTAGAGTCCGCAACCGATCCACATATTTGCGAAGAACTCGGAGACGTCCTCTTTCAGGTAATCCTACATGCTCAGTTAGCAAAAGAGCGCCAAGCATTTGATATATCCAATGTTATCGAATCGATCGCCTCAAAAATTGTGCGACGCCATCCCCACGTCTTTTCCGATGTTAAAGTTCAAGATGCAAAAGAAGTCATTAGCAACTGGCAAGAAATCAAAAAGGCTGAAAAGAAGAACAAACCAAAAAAAGAAAGCTCTTTCGATATCCCCCCATCTTTGCCTGCACTGCAACGCGCCTACAGTATCGGAGATAAAACACAAAAGTACCAATTCGATTGGTCCAATGCCCGACAAGTTCTACAGCAACTGCGCGCAGAAATTGTCGAACTAGAAGAAGCTTTGGAAGACGCAACAGCAGAACAACAAAAAAACATTGAGCACGAATTAGGTGATGTCTTATTTTCGGCCGCGCAAGTAGCACGACACTTACAAGTAGATCCTGAATCTGCACTTCGTGAAGCTAATCGTCGCTTCATTCAACGTTTTGAAAATATGGTTCATCAAAAAAATGGGCTTGAGGCCTTCATTGCGACCAGTCCCGAGGAAAAAGAACAGCTTTGGAAAAAGGCGAAACAAACTGTCTCAAAATAA
- the ybeY gene encoding rRNA maturation RNase YbeY produces MKVNIVNEPEKLLSAPQLKKLVQRICRYFAVKKIRNRQMLLKKKELTVVFLSRAEMKTINYQFRKKNKPTDILSFASGDPESLGELLLCLPVLEEQAKRQQHSLQHETAYMLIHGILHLLGYDHELSKAEEQLMFRLQDRCFEEISRLFRSNIQSNST; encoded by the coding sequence ATGAAAGTGAATATAGTCAATGAACCAGAAAAGTTATTGTCCGCGCCGCAGTTGAAAAAACTGGTTCAGCGTATTTGTCGTTACTTTGCTGTTAAGAAGATACGCAATCGTCAAATGCTATTAAAGAAAAAAGAACTAACAGTTGTATTTTTATCTCGCGCCGAGATGAAGACGATTAATTATCAATTTCGTAAAAAAAATAAACCTACGGATATTTTAAGCTTTGCAAGTGGAGATCCTGAATCGTTAGGGGAGCTCCTCTTATGCCTTCCAGTATTAGAAGAGCAGGCCAAACGACAGCAGCATTCACTTCAACATGAAACAGCCTACATGCTGATCCATGGGATATTACATTTATTGGGATATGATCACGAATTGTCCAAAGCGGAAGAGCAGTTGATGTTCAGATTGCAAGATAGATGTTTTGAGGAAATAAGTAGATTATTTAGAAGTAATATTCAATCTAATAGTACTTAA